The following are encoded together in the Acetobacter vaccinii genome:
- a CDS encoding FUSC family protein, with product MPLFSSSFARRSLALLWGHTMPTGIMHWLGLRSITLAPEQIAIREGLRAGVSVGSVMVVAWALDIPLMAWSAFAAFWTCLVDPGGRLGFRFKSLLQFGVGGTLAAGVLSAAAGLGTVPVFVGLGACIFLCGLIRQRGPVPAQISVMVAIVSVVAVCYPQTPWGALQLAGMFAMGATWALAICILAWPVDPYAPRKQACAAILREQAHMIARLLETARPGRNTRSHYQATSAYRRDIRSRIEQSRAALELLATGGVGAQAYTTLGPVLEACDQIFVVTLAFEHAALASPPAPPARRIIKALAVALHRTAREVAAAELNPAFLDFNISFLNRAGQSGDDVFAKGALLCARTFSDLKDAWSTPQDTGLVHASPVAQRPSRRPTQVFVRHAIRLTLAVLVSYAIALACSLSYAYWAMMAVVVVVQPSINNTLPRAIERVAGSITGGIMAALMGLALPSWLLLLLVFPLSAVTIAFRSVNYTMCVMFMSQLFVVVTDLISNTHDWDVAFARMLNNSIGSIIALLACVLLWPGRRPQSLQTATVQAFEANIDYALLVLAPTKTGWDRINQARRNAGTQSSQAEILYHKACLEGFRRSDMLNTCGEILFLLRQLAGNTSVWWLEQAGTAAGTTAQHAHFHTRLAQRYAKAPQRFSPEDEGTLPAMLAFLKTVTVEEGADQPEPPPVVASATQPRTAPGLGA from the coding sequence ATGCCGCTGTTCTCGTCCTCCTTCGCGCGCCGAAGCCTTGCCCTGCTGTGGGGCCACACCATGCCCACCGGCATCATGCACTGGCTGGGCCTGCGCTCCATCACCCTCGCCCCCGAACAGATTGCCATACGCGAGGGGCTGCGGGCGGGGGTGTCTGTAGGCAGTGTCATGGTGGTGGCCTGGGCGCTGGATATTCCCCTTATGGCCTGGTCGGCCTTTGCTGCCTTCTGGACATGTCTGGTGGACCCCGGTGGCAGGCTGGGTTTTCGCTTTAAAAGCCTGCTTCAGTTTGGTGTTGGGGGCACACTGGCGGCAGGGGTGCTGTCGGCCGCAGCGGGGCTGGGTACGGTGCCCGTGTTTGTGGGGCTGGGGGCGTGCATTTTCCTGTGCGGGTTAATACGCCAGCGCGGCCCCGTGCCTGCCCAGATCAGCGTTATGGTGGCAATCGTGTCCGTTGTGGCGGTCTGCTACCCGCAGACACCCTGGGGTGCGCTGCAACTGGCAGGCATGTTTGCCATGGGGGCCACCTGGGCGCTGGCCATCTGTATTCTGGCCTGGCCGGTGGACCCTTACGCCCCACGCAAGCAGGCCTGTGCCGCCATCCTGCGCGAACAGGCCCACATGATCGCCCGACTGCTGGAAACAGCCCGCCCCGGCCGCAACACCCGGTCGCACTATCAGGCCACCAGCGCCTACCGGCGCGACATCCGCAGCCGGATCGAGCAGAGCAGAGCCGCACTCGAACTGCTGGCCACAGGCGGCGTGGGCGCACAGGCCTATACGACCCTCGGCCCGGTGTTGGAGGCCTGCGACCAGATTTTTGTTGTCACACTGGCGTTTGAACACGCAGCCCTGGCCAGCCCCCCTGCCCCCCCGGCACGGCGCATTATCAAAGCACTGGCTGTTGCCCTGCACCGCACCGCGCGGGAAGTGGCGGCAGCGGAGCTTAACCCGGCCTTTCTTGACTTCAACATCAGCTTCCTCAACCGTGCCGGACAGTCGGGGGATGATGTTTTTGCCAAGGGTGCGCTGCTCTGTGCCCGGACATTCAGCGACCTCAAGGACGCATGGAGCACACCGCAGGACACAGGCCTTGTCCACGCCAGCCCTGTTGCCCAGCGCCCATCCCGCCGCCCCACACAGGTCTTTGTGCGCCATGCCATCCGCCTGACGCTGGCGGTTCTGGTGTCCTACGCCATCGCGCTGGCGTGCAGCCTGTCCTATGCCTACTGGGCTATGATGGCGGTTGTGGTGGTGGTGCAGCCCAGCATCAACAACACCCTGCCCCGTGCGATCGAACGTGTGGCGGGCAGTATTACGGGGGGGATCATGGCGGCCCTGATGGGTCTTGCCCTGCCGTCCTGGCTGCTGCTTCTGCTGGTCTTTCCGCTCTCGGCCGTCACCATTGCGTTCCGCAGCGTCAATTACACCATGTGCGTCATGTTCATGTCCCAGCTTTTTGTGGTGGTGACAGACCTGATCAGCAACACCCATGACTGGGACGTAGCCTTTGCCCGTATGCTCAACAACAGTATCGGCAGCATTATTGCGTTGCTGGCCTGTGTTCTGCTGTGGCCGGGCAGGCGGCCGCAATCGTTGCAGACCGCCACCGTGCAGGCATTTGAGGCCAATATTGACTACGCCCTGCTGGTGCTGGCCCCCACCAAGACCGGGTGGGACCGCATCAACCAGGCCCGCAGAAACGCAGGCACGCAGTCATCCCAGGCGGAAATCCTCTATCACAAAGCCTGTCTGGAAGGCTTCCGCCGTTCGGACATGCTCAACACCTGTGGGGAAATTCTGTTCCTGCTCCGCCAGCTTGCGGGCAACACCAGTGTCTGGTGGCTGGAACAGGCGGGTACTGCTGCGGGCACCACCGCACAGCACGCCCATTTTCATACCCGGCTGGCCCAACGCTACGCCAAAGCCCCGCAACGCTTTAGCCCCGAGGACGAAGGCACCCTGCCCGCCATGCTGGCTTTTCTCAAAACCGTGACGGTGGAAGAAGGGGCAGACCAACCTGAGCCTCCCCCCGTTGTAGCCAGCGCCACCCAACCCCGGACGGCACCGGGTCTGGGGGCCTGA
- a CDS encoding efflux transporter outer membrane subunit, with translation MTHPTLKKLSRWKAAPVLLALTALSACDLAPGYQPPQYVVPATWHGQGLFREAAPTTIALHADWWTLFGDPTLNQLEEQATANNADLQAAAERFTQSRAAVMQARSALLPHVGLAFGASDNKSSADRLFRYKGAITATDEYYSGLASWEPDIWSSIRNKVRTQKYFAQEQAAQYAAARLSLQAELATDYFGLRGLDAQSAIYTQSLHYYQQALDVTQTRLKNQNATGIDVARAQNQLYMTQAHLLDVQAQREVMEHAVAVLVNAQPSDFHIAPADHLSDAEPVIPTGIPSDILQRRPDIAVAERQMAEANRGIGIARAAFYPHIFFDANGGFDSNGFNLANLANSMWSYGASASLPLFEGGLRRAQLQDSWSVYRETRDQYRTTVLSAFRDVEDGLSRTSRLRAENERLKQAVETALKTQTLTMTLYKGGADSYLDALIAQVNTLDARIDQVQVQASALQNTVGLIRALGGGWDSRQLPTPDQTMSFGVMQYSGLKEPASSQKELVPH, from the coding sequence ATGACCCACCCCACCCTCAAAAAACTGTCGCGGTGGAAGGCGGCTCCCGTCCTGCTGGCCCTGACGGCGCTGAGTGCCTGTGATCTGGCACCGGGGTATCAGCCGCCGCAGTATGTGGTGCCTGCCACCTGGCATGGTCAGGGTCTGTTCCGCGAGGCAGCCCCCACAACCATTGCGCTGCATGCCGACTGGTGGACGCTCTTTGGTGACCCGACCCTGAACCAGTTGGAGGAACAGGCGACGGCCAACAATGCCGACCTGCAGGCGGCGGCGGAGCGCTTTACCCAGTCCCGCGCGGCTGTCATGCAGGCGCGCTCTGCCCTGCTGCCCCATGTCGGGCTGGCGTTTGGGGCCAGCGACAACAAAAGCTCTGCCGACAGGCTGTTCCGCTACAAAGGGGCGATCACGGCAACGGATGAGTATTACTCGGGTCTGGCAAGCTGGGAGCCTGACATCTGGTCCTCCATCCGTAACAAGGTGCGGACACAGAAATACTTTGCACAGGAGCAGGCAGCCCAGTATGCGGCTGCCCGCCTGAGCCTACAGGCTGAGTTGGCGACAGATTACTTCGGCCTGCGGGGGTTGGACGCCCAGAGCGCCATTTACACGCAATCGCTCCATTACTACCAGCAGGCGCTGGATGTGACGCAGACACGGCTGAAAAACCAGAACGCCACGGGCATTGATGTCGCCCGTGCACAAAACCAGCTTTACATGACCCAGGCACACCTGCTGGACGTGCAGGCCCAGCGCGAGGTGATGGAGCATGCGGTTGCGGTGCTGGTCAACGCCCAGCCCTCCGACTTCCACATTGCACCGGCTGATCACCTGTCGGACGCCGAGCCTGTGATCCCCACGGGTATTCCCTCCGACATTCTGCAACGGCGGCCCGATATTGCTGTGGCCGAGCGTCAGATGGCCGAGGCCAACCGGGGTATTGGCATTGCCCGGGCGGCCTTCTATCCGCATATTTTCTTTGATGCGAATGGCGGTTTTGATTCCAACGGCTTCAACCTGGCCAATCTGGCCAACAGCATGTGGTCGTATGGGGCTTCGGCTTCGCTGCCGTTGTTTGAAGGGGGGCTGCGGCGCGCCCAGTTGCAGGACTCCTGGTCTGTTTATCGTGAAACACGCGACCAGTACCGCACGACTGTTCTGTCCGCTTTCCGCGATGTGGAGGATGGTCTGTCGCGCACATCACGCCTGCGGGCTGAAAATGAGCGGCTGAAACAGGCGGTGGAAACAGCGCTGAAAACCCAGACCCTGACCATGACCCTCTATAAAGGCGGGGCGGATAGCTATCTGGACGCCCTGATTGCTCAGGTTAACACGCTGGATGCCCGGATTGACCAGGTGCAGGTGCAGGCCAGCGCGTTGCAGAATACCGTGGGGCTTATCCGCGCTCTGGGCGGTGGCTGGGACAGCAGGCAACTGCCAACGCCAGACCAGACCATGTCCTTTGGGGTTATGCAGTATTCCGGCCTGAAAGAACCGGCCAGTTCTCAAAAGGAACTGGTACCACACTAA
- a CDS encoding efflux RND transporter periplasmic adaptor subunit — MSFSRKGRIFVILVVTVMVADIGYLLVQRARNAVHIQETASYAAVPDVAVVQPKPAPDTLSMTLPGTISAWYEAPIYAQASGYVKMWYRDYGAQVKKGDVLAELKTPRLDAEYAQAQADLKVAQAKYGLASITATRWRSMGQSQAVSGQSVSVQNANEKSSHAELEAAQHKVDQIGAQVQFKTIEAPFDGVVISRNINVGDYVGAGSGNMNANGTSSELFTVADTHAMRLFVSVPETFSSILKPGLVARVVVPQFPDKVFIAKFLTIAKGFDPNTRTVVTEFSIDNADQKLWPGSFASVTLTAPADKGVYTVPTGALVFQEHGMQVAVVDGHDVAHYRNITVGRMADAYTEVSAGVVPGDRIINNPPADLLDGQTVRPTKPEKGYLDTAHAKGGTPAGDDEEEEEE; from the coding sequence ATGTCCTTCTCTCGCAAAGGCAGAATCTTCGTTATTCTGGTTGTTACGGTCATGGTGGCTGATATTGGCTACCTGCTGGTCCAACGCGCACGCAACGCCGTGCATATTCAGGAAACGGCCAGCTATGCCGCCGTGCCTGATGTGGCGGTCGTGCAGCCCAAGCCTGCGCCCGACACCCTGTCCATGACGCTACCAGGCACGATCAGTGCCTGGTACGAAGCCCCGATTTATGCCCAGGCATCGGGCTACGTTAAAATGTGGTACCGGGATTACGGCGCGCAGGTCAAAAAGGGTGATGTTCTGGCAGAGCTGAAAACCCCAAGGCTGGACGCAGAGTATGCTCAGGCACAGGCAGACCTTAAGGTGGCGCAGGCCAAATATGGTCTGGCCTCCATTACCGCCACACGCTGGCGGTCCATGGGGCAGTCGCAGGCGGTGTCCGGGCAGTCTGTGTCGGTGCAGAACGCGAATGAAAAATCCTCCCACGCAGAGCTGGAAGCGGCCCAGCACAAGGTGGATCAGATTGGCGCACAGGTGCAGTTCAAAACTATTGAGGCGCCGTTTGATGGTGTTGTGATTTCTCGTAACATCAACGTCGGTGATTACGTGGGTGCGGGCAGCGGCAACATGAACGCCAATGGCACCAGTAGCGAGCTGTTTACTGTGGCTGACACGCATGCCATGCGTCTGTTTGTGTCTGTGCCGGAAACATTTTCCTCCATCCTCAAGCCGGGGCTGGTGGCGCGGGTTGTTGTGCCGCAGTTTCCTGACAAGGTGTTTATTGCAAAGTTTCTGACCATTGCTAAAGGGTTTGACCCCAATACCCGCACAGTGGTGACCGAATTTTCCATTGACAATGCTGACCAGAAGCTCTGGCCCGGCAGCTTTGCCTCGGTCACTCTGACAGCACCGGCGGACAAGGGTGTTTATACTGTGCCCACAGGGGCATTGGTGTTTCAGGAACACGGTATGCAGGTGGCTGTGGTTGATGGGCATGATGTCGCCCACTACCGTAACATTACCGTGGGCCGCATGGCCGATGCCTATACCGAGGTCAGTGCTGGTGTGGTCCCAGGGGATAGGATCATCAACAACCCGCCTGCCGACCTGCTGGACGGGCAGACAGTGCGGCCCACAAAGCCTGAAAAAGGGTATCTGGATACAGCCCATGCAAAAGGCGGCACCCCCGCCGGTGATGACGAGGAGGAGGAGGAGGAATGA
- a CDS encoding efflux RND transporter permease subunit, protein MNAIVITALKRPYTFVVLSLLILVFGVFSVLRAPTDVFPNIKIPVVSVVWTYGGMLPEEVAGRITYNYELAVTSTVEGIEHMESSSYYGRSIVNIYFQPGTDIGEAEAEVTAISQTVIKQLPDNIPAPMVMRLDASSVPVLSLQITSDKQTPSDLYKIAMTRIRPILVTVPGSVLPHPYGGMDSFIMVALNQKQLQAHHLSAMDVQNALRKQNIVLPAGDQKIDRTDWMVQTNATPRSMKELGDIPVKRVGNSVIYVHDVANVYRGGHPQTNLVVVKGRQGVEVVVMKSGDASTLDVVARTKELLPRIQQLVPPDVHISILSDASIFVKDAITDVVREMVTAAALTGLVVLLFLGSWRATVIIATSIPLCILSAIICLLLSGQTINVMTLGGLALAVGILVDDATVMIENIDAHLEMGKDLETAIIDAANQIVIPTFVSTLCICVVWTPLFRLSGVAGWLFMPMAEAIVFAMLASFILSRTLVPTMAKYLLAGQVHPGQHGDEHQALPKGVFGRFQNRFEHGFHIFRKNYGQLLEKLVNNRRRFATVFLGLSLLSLGLFAFTGQDFFPEVKSGMLQMHMRAPLGTRIETTGRIVTLVDDRIENILHGKVEGIINNCGLPEGPHNQAFIPTPTVGTQDCDLTISLKDDMSPVWDYRAILRRDLSAAFPGTVFTFQPADLTEKILNFGSPAPIDVQISGPDIRANYEYARKLVNRLRTIPGAVDTVIQQTMETPTLFVQGNRTFSQATGMTEGDIANNELMTLSGSQTVDPQYWLDPKTGITFPLNVYVSQDQLTHYNNLLTIPVDKGDNDPNGKDMQLLGSISSVIPTGTPGEVSHYNSMPEIDVYVSTEYSDLGSVLSKVNGVVAATSADVPRGAVVDIRGQATTMHGAYVELVVGLAVSILLIYMLIVINFQSWVDPFIIVSALPGALAGIAWSLFLTQTRLSVPALTGAIMCMGTATANSILIVAFAKERFAVHGSAIAAAVEAGFGRIRPVIMTASAMVIGMVPMAISNSQNAPLGKAVIGGLIVATVSTLLFVPCVYAIFHHRPEHASPKGDATRQEAV, encoded by the coding sequence ATGAATGCAATTGTCATAACCGCGCTGAAACGGCCTTACACCTTTGTGGTCCTTTCACTGCTTATCCTCGTGTTTGGCGTGTTTTCAGTACTGCGCGCGCCAACCGACGTATTTCCTAACATCAAGATACCCGTCGTGTCCGTTGTCTGGACATACGGTGGCATGCTGCCGGAGGAAGTAGCCGGACGAATCACCTATAACTATGAGCTTGCCGTCACCTCCACTGTGGAGGGGATCGAGCATATGGAAAGCAGCTCCTACTACGGCCGCAGTATCGTCAATATCTACTTCCAGCCCGGAACGGATATTGGTGAGGCTGAGGCCGAAGTCACAGCTATTTCCCAGACCGTTATCAAGCAGTTGCCGGACAATATTCCAGCCCCCATGGTCATGCGGCTGGATGCATCGTCCGTCCCGGTTCTCTCGTTGCAGATTACGTCAGACAAGCAGACACCGTCTGACCTTTACAAAATTGCCATGACCCGCATCCGCCCCATTCTGGTAACGGTGCCGGGGTCTGTGCTGCCCCACCCGTATGGGGGCATGGACAGCTTTATCATGGTGGCATTGAACCAGAAGCAGCTTCAGGCCCACCACCTGTCTGCCATGGACGTGCAGAATGCCCTGCGCAAGCAGAACATCGTGCTGCCTGCAGGCGATCAGAAAATAGACCGCACTGACTGGATGGTGCAGACCAACGCAACACCACGCTCCATGAAGGAGCTGGGGGATATCCCTGTTAAACGTGTTGGTAACTCGGTCATTTATGTGCACGACGTGGCCAATGTGTACCGTGGTGGCCACCCGCAAACCAACCTTGTCGTGGTCAAGGGCCGCCAGGGTGTGGAAGTGGTGGTGATGAAAAGTGGTGATGCTTCAACACTCGATGTTGTTGCACGCACCAAGGAACTGCTGCCGCGTATCCAGCAGCTTGTGCCGCCTGATGTGCATATTTCCATCCTGAGTGACGCCTCCATTTTCGTGAAAGATGCCATTACCGACGTTGTGCGTGAAATGGTGACAGCCGCCGCCCTGACAGGCCTTGTCGTGCTGCTGTTCCTTGGCTCATGGCGGGCCACGGTTATTATTGCCACCTCCATTCCCCTGTGCATTCTCTCCGCCATTATCTGCCTGCTGCTGTCGGGTCAGACCATCAATGTCATGACATTGGGGGGGTTGGCGCTGGCTGTTGGTATTCTGGTCGATGATGCCACGGTGATGATCGAAAATATCGACGCCCACCTTGAAATGGGTAAAGACCTGGAAACCGCTATTATTGATGCGGCAAACCAGATTGTTATTCCAACATTTGTCTCAACCTTGTGCATCTGCGTGGTGTGGACACCTCTTTTCAGGCTGAGTGGTGTTGCTGGCTGGCTGTTTATGCCCATGGCGGAAGCCATTGTGTTTGCCATGCTGGCTTCGTTCATTCTGTCACGCACGCTGGTGCCGACCATGGCCAAGTATCTGCTCGCAGGGCAGGTCCACCCCGGTCAGCATGGGGACGAACATCAGGCGCTGCCCAAAGGTGTTTTTGGCCGCTTTCAGAACCGCTTTGAGCACGGCTTTCACATTTTCCGTAAGAACTACGGCCAGCTTCTGGAAAAACTGGTCAATAACCGGCGGCGCTTTGCAACCGTCTTTCTGGGTCTGTCCCTGCTGTCTCTGGGCTTGTTCGCCTTTACCGGGCAGGATTTCTTCCCCGAGGTGAAATCGGGCATGTTGCAGATGCACATGCGCGCGCCTCTGGGCACCCGTATTGAAACCACAGGCCGTATTGTCACTCTGGTTGATGACCGGATAGAAAATATCCTGCATGGTAAAGTAGAGGGCATTATCAACAACTGTGGCCTGCCCGAAGGGCCGCATAACCAGGCTTTTATCCCCACCCCGACCGTTGGCACGCAGGACTGCGACCTGACCATCTCGCTCAAGGATGACATGTCGCCTGTGTGGGATTATCGCGCCATCCTGCGGCGTGATCTGTCGGCGGCTTTCCCCGGCACGGTTTTTACCTTCCAGCCTGCTGACCTGACAGAAAAAATCCTCAACTTTGGCTCACCCGCGCCGATTGACGTGCAGATTTCCGGCCCCGATATCCGCGCCAACTACGAGTATGCGCGCAAGCTGGTCAACCGCCTGCGCACCATCCCCGGTGCGGTGGATACCGTGATCCAGCAGACCATGGAAACCCCGACCTTGTTTGTGCAGGGCAACCGCACATTCAGCCAGGCAACTGGCATGACGGAAGGTGATATTGCCAATAACGAACTCATGACCCTGTCAGGCAGTCAGACAGTGGACCCCCAGTACTGGCTGGATCCCAAAACGGGGATTACTTTCCCGCTGAACGTCTATGTCTCGCAGGATCAGCTCACCCACTACAACAATCTGCTGACCATCCCTGTCGACAAGGGTGATAACGACCCCAATGGCAAGGATATGCAGCTTCTGGGCAGCATCAGCTCGGTTATACCTACAGGCACACCGGGTGAGGTTTCTCATTACAACTCCATGCCTGAAATTGATGTTTACGTATCGACAGAATATTCCGACCTTGGCTCTGTGCTGTCGAAAGTGAATGGGGTTGTGGCGGCGACCAGCGCCGATGTGCCACGCGGCGCTGTGGTGGATATTCGTGGGCAGGCAACCACCATGCATGGTGCCTATGTGGAGCTTGTGGTCGGTCTGGCTGTCTCGATCCTTCTGATTTACATGCTTATCGTCATCAACTTTCAGTCCTGGGTGGACCCGTTCATTATTGTCTCGGCCCTGCCGGGTGCGCTGGCGGGCATTGCCTGGAGCCTGTTCCTGACCCAGACGCGGCTGTCCGTGCCTGCGCTGACAGGGGCTATCATGTGCATGGGCACAGCGACGGCAAACTCGATCCTGATTGTTGCTTTTGCCAAGGAGCGGTTTGCGGTGCATGGCAGTGCCATAGCGGCCGCGGTCGAGGCCGGGTTTGGTCGTATCCGCCCCGTTATCATGACAGCATCGGCCATGGTTATTGGCATGGTACCCATGGCTATCAGCAATTCGCAAAATGCACCGCTGGGTAAGGCTGTTATCGGGGGTCTTATCGTGGCCACGGTTTCTACCTTGCTGTTTGTCCCTTGTGTTTACGCTATTTTTCATCATCGCCCGGAACACGCATCCCCCAAGGGTGACGCAACCCGGCAGGAGGCTGTCTGA
- a CDS encoding acetoin reductase → MPLAGKVALVTGAGQGIGRGIALRLAQDGADIAIVDINVERMEKVAGEVKALGRKVTTYRADVGNRDDVQAAVDHTAATLGRFDVMVNNAGIALVGPIADVSPEDVSRILHINLQGVLWGIQVAAEKFKTLGCKGKIINASSIAGHDGFAMLGVYSATKFAVRGLTQAAAKEYASHGITVNAYCPGIVGTDMWVEIDRRFSDLTGVPLGATYKKYADGIALGRPETPEDVAALVSFLARGDSDYITGQSIITDGGLVYR, encoded by the coding sequence ATGCCTTTAGCTGGAAAAGTCGCACTTGTAACAGGTGCTGGTCAGGGTATTGGCCGGGGCATTGCCCTGCGTCTGGCACAGGACGGCGCGGATATTGCCATTGTCGATATCAATGTCGAACGGATGGAAAAAGTTGCGGGCGAGGTCAAAGCGCTGGGCCGCAAGGTAACGACATATCGGGCCGATGTTGGCAACCGGGATGACGTGCAGGCGGCGGTTGACCATACGGCGGCAACCCTCGGCAGGTTTGATGTCATGGTCAACAATGCAGGGATTGCCCTTGTTGGCCCTATTGCCGATGTCAGCCCTGAGGATGTCAGCCGTATCCTGCATATCAACCTGCAAGGGGTGTTGTGGGGGATTCAGGTCGCGGCGGAAAAATTCAAGACTCTTGGGTGCAAGGGCAAGATTATCAATGCGTCGTCCATTGCCGGGCATGACGGGTTTGCAATGCTTGGTGTGTATTCCGCCACAAAATTTGCCGTGCGTGGCCTGACACAGGCAGCGGCCAAGGAATATGCCAGCCATGGCATTACTGTAAACGCTTATTGCCCTGGCATTGTGGGCACAGATATGTGGGTGGAAATTGATCGTCGTTTTTCCGACCTGACAGGTGTGCCGCTGGGGGCAACCTATAAAAAATATGCTGACGGCATAGCCCTTGGTCGCCCGGAAACACCAGAAGATGTTGCCGCTCTGGTCTCTTTTCTGGCCAGAGGGGATTCCGACTATATTACTGGCCAGTCCATTATTACGGATGGCGGGCTTGTTTATCGTTAA
- a CDS encoding acetoin dehydrogenase dihydrolipoyllysine-residue acetyltransferase subunit yields the protein MSGTITPITMPKFGLAMTEGKLAGWLAQPGQAVSQGQELAEIETTKITNVYESPAAGTLRRQLAPAGETLPVGALIGVLAEESVPETDIDSFIASFQDSAAETQAGEDSSEAEPHLVEVGARSLRVQDTGATGKEGDPLLFIHGFGGDLTNWMMNQGALADKTRVIAFDLPGHGESSKDVGDGSPATLAAITRELLDTLGVGRVHVAAHSLGAAIALELTKAVPDRIASLTLVAPAGLGGPVSMAFIDGFITADRRKTLEPVLQMLVHDKGLISRQMVEGIIRFKRLDGAVAGLTTIARASFDHGAQKDNLRSVLEGFTGPAHVIWGEDDEILSPKDAQNLPDHIGVTLLPQTGHMPQMEKSADVNARLAEAVGQ from the coding sequence ATGTCTGGCACGATTACCCCCATCACCATGCCGAAATTCGGTCTGGCCATGACCGAAGGCAAGCTGGCCGGGTGGCTGGCACAACCGGGGCAGGCGGTCTCGCAAGGGCAGGAACTGGCCGAGATTGAAACCACAAAAATCACCAATGTGTATGAAAGCCCCGCCGCAGGCACCCTGCGCCGGCAACTGGCCCCAGCGGGTGAAACACTGCCCGTAGGCGCGCTGATCGGTGTTCTGGCCGAAGAAAGCGTGCCCGAGACGGATATTGACAGTTTTATCGCCAGTTTTCAGGACAGCGCGGCAGAAACGCAGGCGGGAGAAGACAGCAGCGAGGCAGAGCCCCACCTGGTCGAAGTGGGCGCGCGTAGCCTGCGTGTGCAGGACACGGGCGCTACGGGTAAGGAAGGTGACCCCTTACTGTTCATTCACGGCTTTGGCGGTGACCTGACAAATTGGATGATGAACCAGGGGGCACTGGCTGACAAAACCCGCGTCATAGCCTTTGACCTTCCCGGTCATGGTGAATCCAGCAAGGATGTGGGTGATGGCTCCCCCGCTACTCTGGCTGCCATCACGCGGGAACTGCTGGACACGCTCGGGGTTGGCCGGGTGCATGTGGCTGCTCACTCACTAGGGGCCGCCATTGCGCTGGAACTGACCAAGGCCGTGCCCGACCGGATTGCGTCCCTGACACTGGTAGCCCCGGCAGGGCTGGGCGGGCCTGTCAGCATGGCGTTTATTGACGGCTTTATTACCGCTGACCGGCGCAAGACGCTGGAGCCAGTGTTGCAGATGCTGGTGCATGACAAGGGCCTGATTTCGCGCCAGATGGTGGAAGGGATTATCCGCTTCAAGCGTCTGGATGGGGCCGTTGCCGGGTTGACCACCATTGCCCGCGCCAGCTTTGACCATGGTGCCCAGAAGGACAACCTGCGCAGCGTGTTGGAAGGCTTTACAGGCCCGGCACATGTGATCTGGGGTGAGGATGATGAGATTCTGAGCCCCAAGGACGCCCAGAACCTGCCAGACCATATCGGCGTAACCCTGCTGCCCCAGACAGGCCATATGCCGCAGATGGAAAAAAGTGCTGATGTAAACGCCCGCCTTGCCGAGGCCGTTGGTCAGTAA
- a CDS encoding alpha-ketoacid dehydrogenase subunit beta — protein MSRKSFRQAINEALRQEMRRDPRVILMGEDVAGGQGGSSGTTDAWGGVLGVTKGLYTEFGPDRVLDTPISEASYIGAAAGAAATGLRPVAELMFIDFVGCCLDQIMNQAAKFRYMFGGKARTPLVIRAMYGAGFSAAAQHSQALYPLFTHIPGLKVVIPSSAYEAKGLLVEAIRDDDPVIFLENKVMYDDEDEVPDELYTIPFGEANLTREGDDVTIVAFGRMVNFANQAADRLEKDGITCTVIDPRTTSPLDSGTILDCVAETGRLVVVDESSPRCNMATDIAALVAEEAFDALKAPTLRVTPPHTPVPFATNLEQLYMPDAAKIEAAVRSVMGYKAKQEA, from the coding sequence ATGTCCAGGAAAAGTTTCCGTCAGGCCATTAACGAGGCCCTGCGCCAGGAAATGCGCCGCGACCCGCGCGTGATCCTGATGGGTGAGGACGTTGCAGGCGGTCAGGGTGGCAGCTCCGGCACAACCGATGCCTGGGGCGGCGTGCTGGGTGTGACCAAAGGGCTTTATACGGAGTTCGGTCCAGACCGGGTGCTGGATACCCCTATCAGTGAGGCCTCCTACATCGGGGCTGCTGCTGGTGCGGCGGCAACCGGACTGCGCCCTGTGGCCGAACTGATGTTTATTGATTTTGTCGGCTGTTGTCTCGACCAGATCATGAACCAGGCTGCCAAGTTCCGCTATATGTTTGGCGGCAAGGCCCGCACACCGCTTGTGATACGGGCCATGTATGGCGCAGGTTTTTCAGCCGCGGCCCAGCATAGCCAGGCGCTGTATCCGCTGTTTACCCATATTCCGGGCCTGAAGGTGGTTATCCCGTCCTCTGCCTACGAGGCCAAGGGGCTGCTGGTCGAGGCAATCCGGGATGATGACCCTGTGATCTTTCTTGAAAACAAGGTCATGTATGATGACGAGGACGAAGTCCCCGACGAACTCTATACCATCCCGTTTGGTGAGGCGAACCTGACGCGTGAAGGGGATGATGTCACCATTGTCGCCTTTGGCCGCATGGTCAACTTTGCCAATCAGGCGGCAGACAGGTTGGAAAAAGACGGTATTACCTGCACAGTTATCGACCCGCGCACGACATCCCCGCTGGACAGCGGCACCATTCTAGACTGCGTGGCCGAAACGGGCCGCCTTGTGGTGGTGGACGAATCCAGCCCACGCTGCAACATGGCCACTGATATTGCAGCCCTTGTGGCGGAGGAGGCGTTTGATGCCCTCAAAGCCCCCACCCTCCGCGTAACACCGCCGCACACGCCGGTGCCTTTTGCCACCAATCTTGAACAGCTCTACATGCCCGACGCCGCCAAGATTGAAGCCGCGGTCCGTTCGGTTATGGGTTACAAAGCAAAGCAGGAGGCCTGA